CTGCTGAAGGGGAAGAAAAAATTAGCGCATAATTTTGGGTGGCTCCAGCAACAATAGTAATATCAAAAGTATTGCGGTTTAAAGCACTTTTTTCTGCATTCAGCGAATTATTCCTGGTGCTTTCGGAAACAGTGTAACCGGCAGGAGTATAAATTGTTCCATTCAGGGTTTGATCTCCAGTATTTTGGATGGTAAATTGCCGCGTTTGGCTTTCGCCGACAGGAATACTGCCAAAATTTAAAGAATTGGGAGTTACGGTAATTTCAGGACCAGTGTAATATGGGGCAACATTCAACTTAATATTGGCGCGTTGGGAAGATGAAGTTCCGCCTGAAAAAATATTGGTCTGATTAGAATTATCATTTATAAGATAATGGTAACCAATATCAATTGAAGTGTATTGAACGGTTCCAGAACTATTATATGAGCTGGCAATGCCAAAGGCAGTATCCACCAAAAGATTATCCGTTCCATTCCATAAAAAAGGAGTGGTGAAATTATACATATTCCAACCGGTCTGAGTGGGTAAATAACTGGAATTGGAATATACCGTCACCAAATTATCTGCAGTGACAAACGATGAAACATTGGTAGCCGTAGTATGTTTCAACCTCACAACAAAGTTAGGCATCGTAACAATTGGCAGGCCAATTATGTTAAAACCAAGCTGAGTAATATTTATAGGGCCAAAGATACCGGCAGCGTTTAATTCTGCTTTTGTATAAACGGATTGACCGTGTAAACTTTTATACCATAAATTAATGGGAGAAGGAGCAGTATTTCCCGTAACGGAAGTTCCTGTGCCAATGATAGCTTCCGAAACAGGTTGAATTAAAGATATGGAGATTTCACTAATTGTTTCATTATTACTATTATCTTTAGCCACTGCTTTAATGGTATAGCTTCCAGCGGTTAAACCAGTAGTATTCCAATTATAGGAATAAGGAGCTGCATTATCAGTATTGTAAAGAATGTTATTGATGTAGGTCTTAACGGAAGCAATGGAACCATTACTGTCTGTAGCGTTTACATTAATGGTGATGATAGAATTGAGAGCAAAACTGGTTCCGTTTGCGGGAGAAGTAATTTGGCAAGTGGGCATTCCACTTACAATAGCATTTAAAGCGGCATTGGCATTGATCATTCCGTAGCCGGTATATCTATCCCAACCCACACCTCCATCAATTGTCATATCGGTTGCATTAGAAGTAAGCTTGGAAAACACTTGTGCGGGTGTTAAAGATGGGTCTTTGGAAAGAAGTAAAGCTGCCACTCCAGCAGCATAAGGTGTGGCACAAGAAGTTCCATTAAACCATAAATAATAATCTCCGTTGGTATTATAGCCATTTCCTGTTCCCGTTAAATCGGTGGCAGGTAAAATTGTCGGCGCCATTATGTCCACGGCATTTTTATTGTTCTGAGTATTAACTCCGTAATTGGAACCCCACCAATATTCTCCATCGGAAGAAGTGGTACTTTTTCTTTGTCCGGAAGGACTGGCAGCGCCTACGCTTATTACAGAAGTTTCATTGGCGGGATAAGAAATAGTGGAATTATTTTCGTTTCCGGTGGCGGCAAATAAAACAACACCAGAATTATAGGCGTAATTTAAAGCGGTGTCCGTAGAAGGTGAATCTCCTTCTACAACATCAGTTGCTCCCAAACTCATACTGGCAATGTGAGCATTATGATCGGCGGCATAAGTTAAAGCATTTTCAATGGCAGTAAAATACATTTCTCCTGCTGAATTGGCTACTTTTAAAGGCATAATACTGCAGCCACCGGCAATTCCGGTAATACCTAAAGAATTATTTGCTTTGCCAGCTGCGATCCCAGAACAGGCAGTTCCATGTCCCGGATCAGAACTGTTGTCCATAGGATAGCTGTCATTATCGCCAAAATCATAACCCGTCACTAAGCGCAAATCGGGATGGGAAGTATCAACGCCTGTATCAATAATGGCAATTATGATGCTGGCTGAACCATAGCCCTGGCTTTGATTCCAAGCAAGCTGGGCATCACTATCAAAACCGACTGTGCCAACTCCTGAGCCGGTATGTCCACTTGAGGTATAGGCAGGTAACTGAGCTGTGTTATTATGACCCCAATTATTGGTGTAATAAGTATCGTTTGGCACTACTGCAGGATAGGCAATATATTCGGGAATTGCCTCTTCTACATAACGATTGGCTTTGAACTGTTTAAGAGCTTCTTCCACTGTTGTTTTGCCATTCAATTTCAAAATAAACCAACGATCAAAACCCGTCTGCTTTTCCCAATTGGTGTCATTTACTTTGCGATGGGCTTTGATTATTTTAGTGGCTCCTGTTTGAGCCATCAGCTGATCCAGTTCATTTATTCCCGTATTGGTTCTTTCAGCATAAAGTTCTGTAGGGAGATTTGCCCTGTAAAACACTTCAGCGCTTAGTTTAATTTTTAATAGATCAATGGCATAAAGCTTCTTGGCAGCATCCATATTTTGTTGCCAAGAAACGGCAATGACAGAATTAAGTAAAATCAGCATTAGAACAACAATTAACGGTTTTTTCATTATTTTCTCCCATATATAATAAGAAAAAGGAAATCCAATTTTAGTAATAGCCAACATTTTGGCAAGCGATTTCTTCACTGGAAACAGTATATCAAGATCAGCATGCTAAAATATCAGTAAAGGCAAAATTGGTTTTTTTAGATAGTATAATCAAAAAAATCACTTGACCAAATTGCAATATTGGAAAAATAAGGAAAAAAACCTTTAATCACAGCCAGTGAGCTGGAAAGGAGTAAAAAAGATGACCTCAAAACCACAATTTGCCGGACGCTCTCTGTTCGACTTGGATGATTATTCTCGCGAAGAAATTATGTTCATTCTGGAGGCAGCCAAAGGAATGAAAGAGATTAACCTGCGAGAATACAAAAAAATACCTACCTTAAAAGGAAAAACCGTTTGTACTTTATTCATTGAAAACAGCACTCGCACAAGAATGAGTTTTGAACTCGCTGCCAATCGTTTAAGTGCAGATGTAGTAAGTTTTCAGTCCTCAATATCTTCTCTGCAAAAAGGAGAAAGTTTACAGGATACCGTCTATACTCTTAATGCGATGGGAATTGATCTTTACTGCATCAGACATAGCAGTCCCGGAAGTCCTCAACTGGTAAACAAATATTCTGGTAAGCCAGTTATCAATGGTGGCGATGGAAGACATTCACATCCTACGCAGGCATTGCTGGATATTTTTTCCATTTGGGAAAAACTGGGGGATATAAAAGGGCTAAAAATAACCATTGTAGGCGATATTTTGAACAGTCGCGTCGTGCGGAGCAATTTAATTGGAATGGGAAAATTAGGTGCTAAAGTTACGGTTTGCGGGCCCAAAACATTGATGCCCAGTAATATGGAAAGTGTTTATGACTGCCGAGTGGAATATGATTTACAAAGAGCGTTGAAAGATGCCGATGTAGTTATGGGCTTGAGAATGCAACTGGAAAGAATGACGGAAGGTCTGTTTCCCTCTCTGGAAGAGTATAGTAAACATTATGTTCTCTCCAAAGAGACATTAAAATATGCTAAGAAGAATGCTCTGATAATGCATCCAGGACCTATGAATCGAGGAGTGGAAATACTTCCTGAAATTGCCGACAGCAATCAAAGCGTAATTGTAGAACAGGTTGCCAATGGAGTTGCGGTTCGCATGGCATTGATGTTTTTAATTTTAGGCGGAAAGGCGTAAGGAGTAAAGATGAAAACACTAATAAAAAATGCCAATATTTTCACACAGGGTAAATTCATTAAAGGCGATATATTCATTGAGCGTAAAAAAATTGCCAAAATAGGCGGAACAATAACTGTAAATGCCGATAAAACTATTGATGCAAAAGGTGCCTGCGTTTTACCCGGTTTTATAGATCTACATTCTCATTTAAGAGATCCCGGTCAGACCTATAAGGAAGATATCGTAACGGGAACTTTAGCGGCTGCACACGGCGGATATACAGCAGTATGTGCTATGCCAAATACTGAACCGGTAACCGATAATATTGCTTCCGTGGAATATATTCAATTGCGTGCCAAAGATTATGGCTATGCCAGAGTGTATGTGGTTGGAGCCATTACCAAAAAATTAGCCGGTGAGGAAATTGCTGAAATGGCAACAATGAAGGCAGGTGGAATTGTAGCCGTTTCAGATGACGGAAAATGTGTTCAGAATGCACGCTTGATGCTTTCCTGTATGAAATATGCCAGCAATTTCGATTTACCTGTTATTATCCATCCTGAGGATTATTCTTTAGCAGGGAAAGGACAAATCCATTCCGGTAAAGTTGCCACGAAACTTGGTCTTAGCAGTATTCCCGGTTTGGCGGAAGAAGTAATCATTGCGCGGGATATTATGCTGGCTGAAAATACAGGCGCTCAACTGCATATAGCTCATATTTCCACAGCCCGCTCTTTGGAACTGGTGAAAAATGCCAAAGATAAAGGATTGCCCGTAACTTGCGAAGTTACTCCACACCATTTGGTCCTTAATGAAGAGGCAAATTTAACCTTCGATACCAATACTAAAATGAAACCACCCTTGCGGAGTGAAAAAGACCGCCTTGCCTGTGTTCAAGCATTAAAGGAAGGTCTGATTGACTGTATAGCTACAGACCACGCTCCCCATGCTGACTTTGAAAAAGAAAAGGAATTCGATATTGCTCCTTTTGGCATAATTGGTTTGGAAACGGCATTTCCAGTCCTATATAAAAATTTGGTGCAAACAGGTAAGATATCCTTAAATCGTTTAATCGAGGCATTAACCATAGCTCCCGCTAAAATTCTTAATTTACCCGGCGGTGTTTTAGCGGAAGGGAAAATAGCGGATTTAACCATAATTGATTTGGAACAAGAGACACTTTTCTCGGTGGAAAATATACTCTCCAAAAGTAAAAATACTCCTTGGCTAAATCAATTTCTCCCTGGAAGAGTGATGTTCACTATCTGCAACGGTAATATAACTTACAAGGATAGTGAAAGTGAGTAAACCTATCCCGCTGTATATCAAACGGGAAATTTATTCATCCACAGAACTAACTGGTAACTATTTCGTTCTCCGCATTCTGGACGAAGAACTTGCCCTAAAATGCAAACCGGGACAGTTTTTTGAATTGCGCGCTGCGAAGATGGAAACAGATTGCTCTCTGCCCAAATTATTTAAGCCGATATCCATATACGATGTTACGAAAGTGATAATTAGTTTTTTGATCAAAAAACGGGGTTCGGGAACAAATTCACTGTCTAAGAGCACAACTACTGATCTGCTGGAAATGATAGGTCCTTTGGGAAATGGCTTTCCTATAGTTTCGGGTAGAAATGTGTTACTTGTAAGCGGCGGAATTGGTTATCCTCCTCTCTCGTATTTATATAAAGAACTTATTGCCCAAAATCAGATTTATTGGATTCATGGTGGTGGCGGAAGTAATGATGTTTTTCCTTGCAATGAGGTATGGACAATTGATGGAAGCTATGGTAACAAAGGTATGGTAACAGAAAATTTGGAAAACATCCTAACGGAGAAAAAGATTGATCTCATTTACAGCTGTGGCCCTATTCCTATGCTGAAAGAATGTTTTCGAAAAGCATCCAAGCTAAACATTGAACAGTATTGTTCCCTGGAAGCATATATGGCTTGTGGAATAGGTTCCTGTTATGGTTGTGCTGTTCCGATCGGGAAAAATGACCAGTGGAATTACTTAAGAGTTTGCCAAGAAGGTCCTGTTTTCAATGCTGAGGAGGTCTTGTGGAACCTTCTGTGAACAAACTGCAAACCTCGCTTGGTCGTATAATGCTGCAAAGTCCAATTACGGTTGCTTCTGGGACTTTTGCTTTAGACAATTTGAAAATTGTAGAGCAGAACTTTTTAGGCGCTTTTGTGTGTAAAACCATTACGCGCCATCCCAAAAAAGGTAATCCGCCTCCGCGTTTATTTGAAACAGAGGCAGGATTGTTGAATTCCATCGGGCTACAAAATCCTGGGTTGGATAAATTTATTGCGGAAGATTTACCTGTTTTAAAGGAGAAACTTGATGTTCCCTTAATTGTAAGTTTTTCGGGATCCTCCTATGCTGAATTTGCCGAGATGTTGGAAACGCTGGAAAAACAAGAAGGAATTGCCGGTTATGAATTAAATGTATCCTGTCCCAATGTAGAAAACGAAGGTATTGCTTTTGGCGTAAATCCGGATATCGTTCATCAACTTTGTAAACAACTTGCTCCTTTAACCGAAAGAGAACTTATCGTTAAACTAAGCCCCAATGTTTCCGATATTGGAATGATAGCAAAAGCAGCTGAAGAAGGTGGTGCTACGGCTATTTCTATGATCAATACCGTTTGGGGAATGGCAATTAATTACCAGAACGGAAAATCAATGCTGCAAAAAGGAATAGGCGGTTACAGCGGAATTGGGATAAAACCAATAGCTTTGGCATTACTCTATCAAGCTGCCAAAGTTATTCACATTCCTATAATCGCGATGGGAGGAATTTATAAATGGCAAGATGCTCTGGAATTTTTTTGGGCAGGAGCTTCTGCCATTTCCCTCGGGACTGCTAATTTTATTGACCCATTAGCCGTGCAAAATGTATATGCAGGAATAAATGCTTTTTTGCAAGAAAGAAATATTACTTTAAGTGATATAGTGGGTAAGTATGAACTGGAATGAGATGTGGATGAAAATCAAGATTGAAACCAACAGAGAAAGGGCTAATTTTCCTGCGATGGCTTTTTCACTCAAAACAAATAGATCCATAGATCCTGAACCTATCATCATTCTAACCATAAAAAAATAACGATTGACTTAAACAGCAGAAAAAAAACTATGACTCTCTGAAATAGAATATCAGATAAAAAATTATATAATAAACGAACTGAGGAAGAAATGAAAGAATACGAAATGAATAAGATACGCAATCTATTGTTTATCGGTGCCAGTGGCGCAGGAAAAACATCT
The genomic region above belongs to Candidatus Cloacimonas sp. and contains:
- a CDS encoding S8 family serine peptidase — translated: MKKPLIVVLMLILLNSVIAVSWQQNMDAAKKLYAIDLLKIKLSAEVFYRANLPTELYAERTNTGINELDQLMAQTGATKIIKAHRKVNDTNWEKQTGFDRWFILKLNGKTTVEEALKQFKANRYVEEAIPEYIAYPAVVPNDTYYTNNWGHNNTAQLPAYTSSGHTGSGVGTVGFDSDAQLAWNQSQGYGSASIIIAIIDTGVDTSHPDLRLVTGYDFGDNDSYPMDNSSDPGHGTACSGIAAGKANNSLGITGIAGGCSIMPLKVANSAGEMYFTAIENALTYAADHNAHIASMSLGATDVVEGDSPSTDTALNYAYNSGVVLFAATGNENNSTISYPANETSVISVGAASPSGQRKSTTSSDGEYWWGSNYGVNTQNNKNAVDIMAPTILPATDLTGTGNGYNTNGDYYLWFNGTSCATPYAAGVAALLLSKDPSLTPAQVFSKLTSNATDMTIDGGVGWDRYTGYGMINANAALNAIVSGMPTCQITSPANGTSFALNSIITINVNATDSNGSIASVKTYINNILYNTDNAAPYSYNWNTTGLTAGSYTIKAVAKDNSNNETISEISISLIQPVSEAIIGTGTSVTGNTAPSPINLWYKSLHGQSVYTKAELNAAGIFGPINITQLGFNIIGLPIVTMPNFVVRLKHTTATNVSSFVTADNLVTVYSNSSYLPTQTGWNMYNFTTPFLWNGTDNLLVDTAFGIASSYNSSGTVQYTSIDIGYHYLINDNSNQTNIFSGGTSSSQRANIKLNVAPYYTGPEITVTPNSLNFGSIPVGESQTRQFTIQNTGDQTLNGTIYTPAGYTVSESTRNNSLNAEKSALNRNTFDITIVAGATQNYALIFSSPSA
- a CDS encoding aspartate carbamoyltransferase catalytic subunit, encoding MTSKPQFAGRSLFDLDDYSREEIMFILEAAKGMKEINLREYKKIPTLKGKTVCTLFIENSTRTRMSFELAANRLSADVVSFQSSISSLQKGESLQDTVYTLNAMGIDLYCIRHSSPGSPQLVNKYSGKPVINGGDGRHSHPTQALLDIFSIWEKLGDIKGLKITIVGDILNSRVVRSNLIGMGKLGAKVTVCGPKTLMPSNMESVYDCRVEYDLQRALKDADVVMGLRMQLERMTEGLFPSLEEYSKHYVLSKETLKYAKKNALIMHPGPMNRGVEILPEIADSNQSVIVEQVANGVAVRMALMFLILGGKA
- a CDS encoding dihydroorotase, translating into MKTLIKNANIFTQGKFIKGDIFIERKKIAKIGGTITVNADKTIDAKGACVLPGFIDLHSHLRDPGQTYKEDIVTGTLAAAHGGYTAVCAMPNTEPVTDNIASVEYIQLRAKDYGYARVYVVGAITKKLAGEEIAEMATMKAGGIVAVSDDGKCVQNARLMLSCMKYASNFDLPVIIHPEDYSLAGKGQIHSGKVATKLGLSSIPGLAEEVIIARDIMLAENTGAQLHIAHISTARSLELVKNAKDKGLPVTCEVTPHHLVLNEEANLTFDTNTKMKPPLRSEKDRLACVQALKEGLIDCIATDHAPHADFEKEKEFDIAPFGIIGLETAFPVLYKNLVQTGKISLNRLIEALTIAPAKILNLPGGVLAEGKIADLTIIDLEQETLFSVENILSKSKNTPWLNQFLPGRVMFTICNGNITYKDSESE
- a CDS encoding dihydroorotate dehydrogenase electron transfer subunit, coding for MSKPIPLYIKREIYSSTELTGNYFVLRILDEELALKCKPGQFFELRAAKMETDCSLPKLFKPISIYDVTKVIISFLIKKRGSGTNSLSKSTTTDLLEMIGPLGNGFPIVSGRNVLLVSGGIGYPPLSYLYKELIAQNQIYWIHGGGGSNDVFPCNEVWTIDGSYGNKGMVTENLENILTEKKIDLIYSCGPIPMLKECFRKASKLNIEQYCSLEAYMACGIGSCYGCAVPIGKNDQWNYLRVCQEGPVFNAEEVLWNLL
- a CDS encoding dihydroorotate dehydrogenase yields the protein MEPSVNKLQTSLGRIMLQSPITVASGTFALDNLKIVEQNFLGAFVCKTITRHPKKGNPPPRLFETEAGLLNSIGLQNPGLDKFIAEDLPVLKEKLDVPLIVSFSGSSYAEFAEMLETLEKQEGIAGYELNVSCPNVENEGIAFGVNPDIVHQLCKQLAPLTERELIVKLSPNVSDIGMIAKAAEEGGATAISMINTVWGMAINYQNGKSMLQKGIGGYSGIGIKPIALALLYQAAKVIHIPIIAMGGIYKWQDALEFFWAGASAISLGTANFIDPLAVQNVYAGINAFLQERNITLSDIVGKYELE